A stretch of DNA from Cygnus atratus isolate AKBS03 ecotype Queensland, Australia chromosome 9, CAtr_DNAZoo_HiC_assembly, whole genome shotgun sequence:
GTCCTTTATAAGCCAAATAAAATTACTACTAAGGAATTTGCTTCAAactgttttaaggaaaaatatgagTATAATCTGAGGAGGGCCAATAGAGGCAAATATGAATAATCATGGGAAAGCTACAGGAGGAATCCAAAaatattgctttgctttctccaaaatctagaagcaagaaaaaatctGACAATTTaagtcattaatgaaaattaacagaaaatttgGGGGATTTTGCAGGTATTCCTTTGTTCTTTGATTCTGAGCTAACAGAGTTTCTTTGTGACATTTTCAGAGGTGCTCTTTTGAGAGATGCCCTTAGTATCCATTCTGTAAAGTATGATTATTGTCTGTTCCCAAAGCACATTACAACAGAAGGCTAATTTTTTCTGATACCCTTGACCTAATTTGATGGCAAATGAGTTTAGCTATAGCAACAGGAAACtcttaaaatgaataattaagtGAATGTATTCCCTATTTCACATGTACTAATTTACTGTTATTAACTCTTCAGTTAACCAACATCTATGGGAATATCTACACAGTGTGGATGGGACAGACACCTGTTGTTATACTGAACGGGTACAAAGCAGTAAAAGAGGGCATAATTACCCATTCACAGGAGACCTCTGGAAGACCTCTCACCCCATTCTACAGGGACATGATGGGCGAGAAAGGTAGGAGATGTCACCATACTGAAATATgaacaagacaaagaaaaaagatgctttcCTATAAAACACAACCTACTGTTATACAAACACATAACTGGGCTTATGTAGCATAAAGGCTCCGTGCAGAGCTAGtatattaaggagaaaaaaaaaaactcctcttATAGAGCATGCTACTGGCTTTTTCCCATAGACTAAAAGAAATACTTGCTGAGAGGAGCTGCCCTTCAATTGTATCAGTTCTAAAACTGAAGAACGTTCCCGGAGAAGACACTGGTAGAGAAAGCTGTTCTGCCTTTACCAAAACCCCTTACCACTCAGTTTCAGATTGCCTCCTGCAGTGAAAGGATTTCCATCCCTAGCAATCAAATAAAGGTTTCTGTGTTCTTCAGGTATTTTTCTGACAAGCAGGCACACCTGGAAGCAACAGAGACGCTTTGGCATGATGGTTATAAGAAGCCTTGGACTTGGTAAGAACAATTTGGAGCATCAAATTCAAACAGAGGCCCGTCACCTTCTGGACATCTTTGCAAACACAAAAGGTAAATTCACTAGAAAAAATAAGACTTagagcattttctgaaatatattggGTTAGGGGAATAAAAGTTTCACACAcccgttttttttttaaaaaaaaaaaaaaagtaacataggtattatttttcctattagTGGGACTTTACCAGCTTCTTAATTGCATTCTTcgcaaaaaatgttttgtctgcaCAGCTGGCAATAtgcaattgtttttttaaagtaagggTAGTAAAACATGTTTATTATCAACACAGTCTCGAGGACAGCTGGTAACAATTTTTACATTCAAAAAAACCCTATCAAAACCCCATAGAAAAACcctgttttcttccataaaGAACACAAATTGTGACCTGCTGCAAGTCATTCTAGGGCAGCAAGCCTTTAGGATTTGGCAGAGAAAGAAGCCCAACACAAGGAATGTATCGTTCAGTTGTCCAACAAAACTCCTTTTTAGGGTTTATATGAAATAGAAACCAGTAGAATTTTAGCAAGATGCCAAAATAAAGcaactaaatataaatattctgaTAAGCCAAATCCCTCACCCACACCATATTCCATACTGATGTGAAACCAGAGAAGTTCCCTAAGGTCCCTCACCAGCTCACTTTGCCCTACACATAGCAAAATGGCCCATCTATCTTCTGAgagcaacattttaaagatCCGTGGATATGTAAGAAATGAGTAAACCATCTAGTCTGAGTCCCTGGTACAGCCCAAATCTTTACCTTCTATGCAATTCTTCCCCATACTGAACACAATaattgtatttactttttccaAGAAGCACTACGAATGTTGGACTGAAGTCAGAGATGCATAATCCACCACCTTCTTTAGTATAATTCAAAGGTTGTCCTCACCATTTAAATGTgtacttgattattttttttccaggtttagCTTCTGTTTACTTTAACCCTTTTTAATAGGAGCTGTGTTCCATCCTGTAAAATTAGCATTATGCAACTTTTGCCTTTCCAATCTGTGggaataaaaaagaagtcatatatatatacatatatataactgCATGTTATGCtgcacttgaaaacaaaacagacaagtCATTTTAACATGACTAAGAAATTcagacttcacttttttttcctgttttttgttgctttattttttttccaaacttacTTATCTGCCTCCAGATTTGAAGGCATATGTTCTAATCCAGTGCTTGTGCTTTCAGACAACCTGGATCACAAGTCAGAGGTAGGAGAGAGGAGACCTAACGTTTGTCTTCTCAAAGCcaataattactgtttttataaaaatttaaagcagATTGAAAATTAAGACTCCCTACAAATACAATCCATCCAGTTAATTTGTATTAACCTAGAGTTCAATTGTATGAAATTTATCTATCTGATGATCTACAACTTGAACTGTTATTacttttactatttaaaaaaaagctgccttCTTCCTGTATTATTTCTCACTACAGTCTGTTCAGAAATATTCACAAGTACCTCCTATATTCACAGGCGAGCCTTTTGACCCCCGCACGTTCATTGTCCATGCTATTGCAAATATAAtttgtgctgttgtttttggACATCGTTTCTCCAGTGAGGATGAATCTTTCAGCAAGCTTAtcaaagctatttattttgtgatCTACTTTCAAGCTACTATCTGGGGCAGGGTAAGAATCTAATTTTCTTGCTCCTGTGCCTTAAAGTGCATTTGTacttcacaattaaaaaataaatcaagtcgGTGATGATTACTTTCAAACATTTCCATTCCATTATTTCCCATGTTCCGACTTGTGTATTGCCTCTCCTAACTGAAATTAGTGTTGCAGTGACTTTACACAGTAATCAGTAAATTGGAATTGGGTTCTCTGTTTAAAAGAGCTCAcgtttcttcctttttgtttaaaatcacaGATGTATGATGCTTTCCCATGGCTTATGCACTATTTCCCAGGACCGCATCAGGAAGTGTTTGCATTCAACGACTTCATGCACAGTTTAGTTATGAATGAGGTCCAGACTCacgagagagagaaagcaggcaATCCACAGGATCTCATTGACTTCTACCTAGCTCAAATAGAAAAAGCAAGTATCTGTTTACCCCACAAGCCTCCCCTTGGCCTCGGTGCCTACTATAAATACTTGCTCTTAAGTAACTACTGTAGAATTCTTATATGCATGCTTCCACTTGCAAACCCAagagttttgctttctgatggACTGTTCACCTTTTTCATCCATTAAAACCAACTGCTACGTGACCAAAGGTAAGTCTGAAAATCTCCACTTCATAGTCTTCTTGTGAATATATTCTACAGACCAAAGATGACCCCACCTCTACGTTTAATAAAGACAACATGGTTCAGACTGTGGTTGATCTTTTGCTCGGAGGGACAGAAACAACAAGTACCACCCTTCTCTGGGCACTGCTCTATATGGTGAAATACCCAGAAATACAAGGTGAGTAAAAGCCTTATCAGAGAACTGCACTCAACATTACATCATAAGGAACGTCATTGCAGTGTAAGTATGAGCTCAATCCCTTGCAACACAGCAAATAAATGTTAGCAATGAATTCAAATGGTAGTATGTCAACAACTGAGGTctagaaatgaaacaaatgaaacagaagtgtGTTTTCCCCACCAGATCACTAAGCAAGActaacagaaattaataaaaatcactCCCACCCCCTTCTAATGAGATAAAACACAGAATACTAGCTAAAGACATGATTTTGTATGCAACCAAGATTTTTCCTAACCTTCAATGGGGTTAAAACTTTTCAAACCTACCTGATCTGAAAAGTATTCATAAACATACTAGAAATAGAacccatcactttttttttttttttttttaatacagaacgAGATTACCCTCATAAGCAAGTGGGATGTGTCTTAAATCAGAGACCATCCTGTGTTTTGGGAATATGCGTTTCTTTGATCAACTGAAACCAACAAAGCAGTTGAGCTATGTGCCAAGGCATTTCAGAAcaacacaatttctttttccccactccTGGACCACATttatacaaaactgaaaacaaaggggaaaaaataaatattcccatttctttgcagaaaggGTTCAAAGAGAGATAGAGGCTGCTCTGGAACCGTCCCATCTCATCAGTTATGAAGACCGTAAAAAACTGCCATATACAAATGCTGTGATTCATGAGACTTTGCGGTACAGCAACATTACCTCTGTTGGGGTCCCTCGACAATGTGTGAGGAATACAACTTTGATGGGCTTTCACATTAAAAAGGtatagaatacattttttttttttaaagtttttgatTATGGGTGTTTAGTATTTCTATCAGCTTAGCTCCAACAATTCCTAACTTGGCACAGAGAGCATATTGTAGCACGTCACAGGCATGAAACGAACATGAGTGCTCAGGGCTAAGTTTTCATTAGCAGATACAAAAGAAACGGCTTGGGAAGAAGGCTAACAGCACAGGTAGGAAAAACACATCAGGAAAATTCAAATCCTTCTTCCTGCTAGCCAAATACAGATGATGTCTGGGCATCAAAGCAGAGCAAGTGTTTTaaggaatgatttttaaatggtgtttAACGAATTGCATGCTAGCTAACTTTCACAACTAAGGGGGCAGCTTGGAGCCATACTTACCcctgccaattaaaaaaaaaacaactcatcccaaaaaaacacatactTGGGATGATAATGGCTCATTACAGCGACAGATCTAACAGTCACACTGACATGTTAGGAATGTCCCAAACACATTGAGCATGAATTTGATGTGATGGAATTGAAAGATCCAGTAAAGAgtacaaaagaagaaagctacTGTGATTATTCTGGCAGGCATCTAAAATAATCCAAGCTGCAATCTAGCTCAGACAGGAAGACACTTCAGTAGCCCTAGGATGAGATAACATGTAGACAGAGCCAAACACATAATACTTTACAACAAAGAGAAGATACAAGGGTTTGTTATGCCTGGATGTACGCAGGAGAAGACCAAGCTGAATCCAGACAACGCACCGCAGACACAGGATGGCGCTATTATCtactaaacaaaaagaaagagccAGAAAAGAATCAGTCACGTAGAAAATATAATCTCTGCTTCTTCTTGCAGGGCACACTTGTGTTGCCAAATCTGCACTCTGTTGTGTATGACGCTGAGCACTGGGAAACCCCTTGGAAATTCAACCCAAATCATTTCCTTGATTTGGATGGCAACTTTGTGAACAAAGAGGCCTTCTTACCTTTCTCAGCAGGTAATGCCCTGATGCTTCAGCATTCCTGTTCATCGTCTTGCAGCACAGCTAAAAACCACTATTTCtaaattctaaaattttaaaaacatatttggtATGAATATGTAAAGTCAGGTGTTTTACTGTAAAAGCCAGAAATATTGTattgaattttgtatttttatgcattaaaaCAGAGGATAAGTATGGCTAGGAGGAATAAAGCTATCTTCTTGGTATATGTATGGTCCCTACTATCAGGGTATCTCACCTTCTTAGTCCATAACATATTTAACCTCCTCAACATCCTCAAGGTTGTTATGAAACCTCATTCTGAGGTTTTATTCTCACCTTACAAATGGGAACCCAAAGACAAAAGTAATATGATTTGACAAAGCGCgcagagaaaaatctgtgaTAAATCAGAAAACCAAATCTCGGTCTCCCAAATCCTGCAATAATAATCTAGTTGCAGGTTCTCTTGCATTTCCAGAAAATCAGCAAAACCAAGGATTTAACAGAACATTATATAGTCAATCAAAAAACTTGCCACCAGTTTACATGAATGAAGATAACTAATTTATGTTACCGTTTCAACCTAGGCAtaggaaattcttttttttaacttgctttgGTGGTTTTCAATTTATATAATCTGAGTATTTCTATATAACATATATTCTAAAGAGTGTAAATATTgagatattatatatataaaatgtactttggataaaaatctgaaatatacTATAAAAACAGTACATTGAAATGAATCACTGAGCCTATACATCATTCTGCCTATGTTTCACTCCCATCTCTTAAATATCTGCTCCTGGACAGTATTAGAGAGAAGGTACTAGGCTCTAAGGACCCAATATAGcccttttaatttcttttggaGAAAGACCATTTACATCCTTCTACTTATCTTCAGAGTTGCATGCTACAGTGTTCCAGTTCTCCCTACTTAACATCTAAAGGCCCTGAAGTAATGAAGCTTTACAAAACCTGGCTCCTTATCCAAGAAGTTCTTTGTGGTTGTCACAGAACACAACACACAGAACACGAAGCAAAAGTAAAAAGGCAGAATCTCATTCatgttccaggaaaaaaaaatactttacataattagaaaaacagtttctcaGGTAAACAAATGTCCCCATCACCTTAAAGGCACGTTCTGTCCTTACAGGAGGgcaaacagaaacaggaaacgtcttcagaaaataattagcTTACATGATTTATGGAACTCAGTGGAATactgttttatgttctttttcacAACTTCACTTTACACAGCTaacttcctttc
This window harbors:
- the LOC118247127 gene encoding cytochrome P450 2J2-like produces the protein MLGIVEIFIALVASFLILQFLKLQWMRSQLPPGPVPLPVIGNLWLLNFKLRRETLAKLTNIYGNIYTVWMGQTPVVILNGYKAVKEGIITHSQETSGRPLTPFYRDMMGEKGIFLTSRHTWKQQRRFGMMVIRSLGLGKNNLEHQIQTEARHLLDIFANTKGEPFDPRTFIVHAIANIICAVVFGHRFSSEDESFSKLIKAIYFVIYFQATIWGRMYDAFPWLMHYFPGPHQEVFAFNDFMHSLVMNEVQTHEREKAGNPQDLIDFYLAQIEKTKDDPTSTFNKDNMVQTVVDLLLGGTETTSTTLLWALLYMVKYPEIQERVQREIEAALEPSHLISYEDRKKLPYTNAVIHETLRYSNITSVGVPRQCVRNTTLMGFHIKKGTLVLPNLHSVVYDAEHWETPWKFNPNHFLDLDGNFVNKEAFLPFSAGHRVCLGEQMARVELFIFFTNLLRAFTFQLPEGVKEINMEYILGAILQPHPYQLRAIPR